The genomic DNA CGCACGCTGCCGCATATGTTATTTCGGCGGTCCGAACCGCATACTTCAAGCTGTATCATCCGATAGAATACTATGCGACGTATTTCTCAGTGCGCGGTGAAGACTTCGACATTGAGCTATTCTGCCAAGGGTATGAAGCGATCTATCGCAAAATTGAAGAAATCGAGCAAAAGGGCTTCCAGGCGCTGCCGAAGGAACGGAACATGCTGCCGATCCTGGAAATGGCGCTGGAGATGACGGCCCGCGGCTTCCGCTTCAAGAGCATCGATCTTTACCGCTCCGACGCAACGCGCTTTATCGTTGACGGCGATGCCCTGATCCCTCCGTTTTCCGCGCTTGCGGGAATCGGCGATAATGCGGCCAAAAATATCGCCGCTGCGAAGGAGCAGGGGGAATTCCTGTCGATCGAGGATTTCCAGCAGAAATCCAAAGCATCAAAAACAGTGGTGGAGCTGCTCGGTTCGATGGGATGCTTCCGGGGACTTCCCGAAAGCAACCAGCTTTCCCTGTTTTAAAATCCAATCTCACGGACTAGCTTCAAGTTACTGAAGTAAAGGTGATTTACTTGTCACTCATGCCGGACTATGTTATAATTTTTTTGGTAATCATGGAGATAGAGCCGTTGTTTAAAGAGTGGGGAAACCCACTCTTTACTCTTTGGTATATAGGAATGAAAATGATGGAGGTATGTACGCTTGAGCACACCGAAGATCAAAGCGACCGTGGAAGAGATGGTTCTGCCCTTTTTGCAGGAGAACGGCTTTGAACTGGTAGACGTGGAATATGTGAAGGAAGGTAGCAATTGGTTTCTGCGCGTCTTCGTTGACAAGGATGGCGGCATCGATATCGATGACTGCGGCCGGATCAGCGAATATCTGAGCGAGAAGCTGGATGCTGACGATCCGATTCCGTCCGCTTATTTTCTGGAAGTTTCTTCACCTGGGGCGGAGCGTCCGCTCAAAAAGGCAGAGGATGTAGCCAAAGCCGTAGGCAAGGATGTATTTGTAACTACATATGAACCGGTAGAAGGTCTGAAGGAATTTGAAGGCCGGCTTCTTTCTTTTGACAATGAGGAACTGGTCATTGCCGTAGGAAAGAAGAATTATGCCATTCCATATAACAAAGTTGCCA from Paenibacillus woosongensis includes the following:
- the rimP gene encoding ribosome maturation factor RimP; the encoded protein is MSTPKIKATVEEMVLPFLQENGFELVDVEYVKEGSNWFLRVFVDKDGGIDIDDCGRISEYLSEKLDADDPIPSAYFLEVSSPGAERPLKKAEDVAKAVGKDVFVTTYEPVEGLKEFEGRLLSFDNEELVIAVGKKNYAIPYNKVASARLAIIF